In Persicimonas caeni, a single window of DNA contains:
- a CDS encoding cupin domain-containing protein: MASPSHVYYLIDPRRVPPPSACADVFEWAAPGNLLPKGAELAVIEGDLNDDEIAVVRLRFPAGYVMPPHTHSSTDERITVLSGAVHFANEAEFDKQASTRMEPFSYVRAPAKQPHFAWTAEGEETVMEIVMDGPFDITYVNPEDDPRRAVGGGPAEGED, encoded by the coding sequence TTGGCATCCCCGTCACATGTCTACTATTTGATCGATCCCCGGCGGGTCCCACCACCATCGGCCTGCGCCGACGTCTTCGAGTGGGCAGCCCCCGGCAACCTCCTACCCAAAGGCGCCGAACTCGCCGTCATCGAGGGCGACCTGAACGACGACGAGATCGCGGTTGTCCGGCTGCGCTTTCCCGCCGGTTACGTCATGCCGCCCCACACCCACTCGTCGACCGACGAGCGCATCACCGTGCTCTCCGGCGCGGTCCACTTCGCCAACGAGGCCGAGTTCGACAAGCAGGCGTCCACGCGCATGGAACCCTTCTCCTACGTGCGAGCGCCGGCAAAGCAGCCACACTTTGCCTGGACCGCCGAGGGCGAGGAGACCGTCATGGAGATCGTGATGGATGGGCCCTTCGACATCACCTACGTCAACCCGGAGGACGATCCGCGGCGCGCCGTCGGCGGCGGGCCTGCCGAGGGCGAAGACTAG
- a CDS encoding ComEA family DNA-binding protein: protein MAACSGPDKSKPLESQLGYDTQESKLVIILNRDLQGGEKLRARVRSLAEGDSLDCKSMAPDMPAHNQNRGDHVYTGPAVDLSMFENATTPHSLLGETEEQYQERLENTYYVDVCIQAGNGIVHQARYDIRQALDRLGENGKFDAYDDGVRIVSNQAYAEACITEMGDIPFWGERIGGGPGTLAVANTLTLDELINDVGIRSDRAQLIIDYRAGEDGELDTDDDRTFEDIEELDDIDGIGEVTIADLQAYADSQGDRFAPPDWNTVDCTEVGTPIPSTVDGVPQDKWVDECDNPQTIYSHCEPDARTGANGPRVAHARNEEGTHWVLLCRKSHRETVGRYNDMAMIGHNPFTGQTCFFQNQLPNGETHRPSNDGMQIPHPADNVKSEASPQMWSDLWGGIEGGIGPDGGIQCQGCHSTDPFIHTPWIDGAVDEDGNTVVPKMGEHPDFVEGYNGPYKLVDAEDQGWEEPRHLVSEEASACTSCHRIGMDQWTSPSTNSSRNNPDGGCVFCGQAPWLDRLEGADTRWETLLTESHKAFEFVYWMPPNAHDVLNEELWADSEYKKAMDFIRHCAENPGDGACEWEDLPKQPGDPTELPEVELSGEELAKEALAILGAPYEADGESSEGTRRCGECHATSRFGFRSWRKRTVTAVQDGIDMKADVESMTPEKARELVNYMRRDDNEESVFAAYKIGIMAAGAQFPFFTRLFEKAYGADWGLEYGAFLQRVSMPKGSHPPLSAREFAIVYKWFTEEGLAHLDEFLPETPPPATCDDVRTRYGLTNSIPWLENHVDDMQFDGWGARNQENGINMFGCTGSDPLNCFEDGYTEKADWAHEAVADSRVVEIRDLGFDTSYWMRSSADGRFVGNGGGNKNGFRATITDLVTGEDIGVRGSYDPGFFPNNDGFIMQGAGAGLCGQSVLTQQDAIEDGIDFSEAGCTNAEGINLYQHVAVNTDGGDYFVINSEFTSDPGRGSEDPEAPFYEGSTMKFSPMVFDGTEWTQKEAVVVDSPYEGDSVLSPSGKMVISRFAGPDGDALGYMIRKVDATPNAQGSYDIDISQPVQFLCTPGAKANISFDERYSVTHHYENDTANLYLTDIITGDTYQITDMPAKTRALFPHFRSDGWIYFLVSGPDGDKAVASDAAIRLAQQL from the coding sequence TTGGCAGCATGTAGCGGTCCCGACAAGAGCAAGCCCCTGGAGTCGCAGCTCGGCTACGACACCCAAGAGAGCAAGCTCGTCATCATCTTGAACCGTGATCTGCAAGGCGGCGAGAAGCTGCGCGCTCGCGTGCGCTCCCTGGCCGAGGGCGACAGCCTCGACTGCAAGTCGATGGCGCCCGACATGCCCGCGCATAACCAAAATCGCGGCGACCACGTCTACACCGGCCCGGCGGTCGACCTGTCGATGTTCGAGAACGCGACCACGCCCCACAGCCTCTTGGGCGAGACCGAAGAGCAGTACCAAGAGCGCCTCGAGAACACCTATTACGTCGACGTCTGCATCCAGGCCGGCAACGGCATCGTGCACCAGGCGCGTTACGATATCCGCCAGGCGCTCGACCGCCTGGGTGAGAACGGCAAATTCGACGCCTACGACGACGGCGTGCGCATCGTCAGCAACCAGGCCTACGCCGAAGCCTGCATCACCGAGATGGGCGATATCCCGTTCTGGGGCGAGCGCATCGGCGGTGGCCCCGGCACGCTGGCAGTGGCCAACACGCTGACGCTCGACGAGCTTATCAACGACGTCGGCATCCGTTCCGACCGCGCCCAGCTCATCATCGACTATCGAGCCGGTGAAGACGGCGAGCTCGACACCGACGACGACCGGACCTTCGAGGACATCGAGGAGCTCGACGACATCGACGGCATCGGCGAGGTGACCATCGCCGACCTCCAAGCGTACGCCGACTCCCAGGGCGACCGCTTCGCGCCGCCCGACTGGAACACCGTCGACTGCACCGAAGTCGGCACGCCCATTCCCTCGACCGTCGACGGCGTCCCCCAGGACAAATGGGTCGACGAGTGCGACAACCCTCAGACGATCTACAGCCACTGCGAGCCCGACGCTCGCACCGGAGCCAACGGCCCGCGCGTCGCTCACGCCCGCAACGAAGAGGGCACCCACTGGGTCCTCCTTTGCCGCAAGTCGCACCGCGAGACGGTGGGCCGCTACAACGACATGGCGATGATCGGGCACAACCCGTTCACCGGTCAGACCTGCTTTTTCCAGAACCAATTGCCCAACGGTGAGACCCACCGCCCGTCGAACGACGGCATGCAGATCCCGCACCCGGCCGACAACGTCAAAAGCGAGGCGTCGCCGCAGATGTGGAGCGACCTGTGGGGCGGCATCGAGGGCGGCATCGGCCCCGACGGCGGCATCCAGTGCCAGGGCTGTCACAGCACCGACCCGTTCATCCACACCCCGTGGATCGACGGCGCGGTCGACGAAGACGGCAACACGGTCGTGCCGAAGATGGGCGAGCACCCCGACTTCGTCGAGGGCTACAACGGCCCCTACAAGCTCGTCGACGCCGAGGACCAGGGCTGGGAAGAGCCCCGACACCTCGTCAGCGAAGAGGCGAGCGCGTGCACGAGCTGCCACCGCATCGGCATGGACCAGTGGACCTCGCCGAGCACCAACTCCTCGCGCAACAACCCCGACGGCGGCTGCGTCTTCTGCGGCCAGGCCCCCTGGCTCGACCGCCTCGAGGGCGCCGACACCCGCTGGGAGACCCTGTTGACCGAGAGCCACAAGGCCTTCGAATTCGTCTACTGGATGCCTCCGAACGCCCACGACGTGCTCAACGAGGAGCTGTGGGCCGACTCGGAGTACAAAAAAGCGATGGACTTCATCCGCCACTGCGCGGAAAACCCCGGCGACGGCGCCTGTGAGTGGGAAGACCTTCCCAAGCAGCCCGGCGACCCGACCGAGCTTCCCGAGGTCGAGCTGAGCGGCGAGGAGCTCGCCAAAGAGGCGCTCGCCATCCTCGGCGCGCCCTACGAGGCCGACGGCGAGTCGAGCGAGGGCACCCGCCGCTGCGGCGAATGCCACGCCACCTCGCGCTTCGGCTTCCGGAGCTGGCGCAAGCGCACCGTGACCGCCGTCCAGGACGGCATCGACATGAAGGCCGACGTCGAGTCGATGACGCCCGAGAAGGCGCGCGAGCTCGTCAACTACATGCGCCGCGACGACAACGAAGAGAGCGTCTTCGCTGCTTACAAAATTGGCATCATGGCCGCCGGCGCGCAGTTCCCCTTCTTCACCAGGCTGTTCGAGAAGGCCTACGGCGCCGACTGGGGCCTCGAGTACGGCGCGTTTTTGCAGCGCGTGAGCATGCCCAAGGGCAGCCACCCGCCGCTGAGCGCGCGTGAATTCGCCATCGTCTACAAGTGGTTCACCGAGGAGGGCCTCGCCCACCTCGACGAGTTCCTGCCCGAGACGCCGCCCCCGGCGACCTGCGACGACGTGCGCACCCGCTACGGGCTGACCAACTCGATTCCGTGGCTCGAAAACCACGTCGACGACATGCAATTCGACGGCTGGGGCGCGCGCAACCAGGAGAACGGCATCAACATGTTCGGTTGCACCGGCTCCGACCCGCTCAACTGCTTCGAGGACGGCTACACCGAAAAGGCCGACTGGGCCCACGAGGCCGTCGCCGACAGCCGCGTCGTCGAGATCCGCGACCTCGGCTTCGACACCTCTTACTGGATGCGCTCGTCGGCCGACGGCCGCTTCGTGGGCAACGGCGGCGGCAACAAAAACGGCTTCCGCGCCACCATCACCGACCTGGTGACCGGCGAAGATATCGGCGTGCGCGGCTCGTACGACCCGGGCTTCTTCCCCAACAACGACGGCTTCATCATGCAGGGCGCCGGCGCCGGCCTCTGCGGCCAGTCGGTCCTGACCCAGCAAGACGCCATCGAAGACGGCATCGACTTCAGCGAAGCCGGCTGCACCAACGCCGAGGGCATCAACCTGTACCAGCACGTGGCCGTCAATACCGACGGCGGCGACTACTTCGTCATCAACAGCGAGTTCACCAGCGACCCGGGCCGCGGCAGCGAAGACCCCGAGGCGCCGTTCTACGAAGGCTCGACGATGAAGTTCTCGCCGATGGTCTTCGACGGAACCGAGTGGACCCAAAAGGAAGCCGTCGTCGTCGACTCGCCCTACGAGGGTGACTCGGTCTTGTCGCCGTCCGGCAAGATGGTCATCAGCCGCTTCGCCGGCCCCGACGGCGACGCGCTCGGCTACATGATCCGCAAGGTCGACGCGACCCCGAACGCGCAGGGCAGCTACGACATCGACATCAGCCAGCCGGTCCAGTTTTTGTGCACCCCGGGCGCCAAGGCGAATATCTCGTTCGACGAGCGCTACTCGGTCACGCACCACTACGAGAACGACACGGCCAACCTGTACCTGACCGACATCATCACCGGCGACACCTATCAAATCACCGACATGCCGGCGAAGACCCGCGCGCTCTTCCCGCACTTCCGCTCCGACGGCTGGATCTACTTCCTCGTCTCCGGGCCCGACGGCGACAAAGCCGTCGCCTCGGACGCCGCGATTCGCTTGGCCCAGCAATTGTAG
- a CDS encoding c-type cytochrome has protein sequence MRSSSTFLLLTLAALLTACNPSGADQTRAEQDSLGFPWDSSENGKEDVFGRSLVGVPDPYVPASELLDNPVDAEAELKTNMRRRREVAWQSAFKVLEPVPLLGLQDQIEALPECPAEVSTRDIDRCARQDDADACAAFAPKDVDGLCAWDEATSTCQPTCDHLTLPDGQEIPKIPRWATWYGVEDINRIFKHAYAQLTDEERLARAPLSDVQIGDAFHYNHTAVERSSRWPLRRYTDAVLDLYGCEIERFEGESEEDWQQRCAEARQSKFSGSSAAGGGIARMVYSPAMVLHMMRNYPEILACRDDKLADTWCAEGDDCVDPPENFSTCFANEFPADAGDPWEGLDPEEAGHLVGLPSAGGTVLIKATWSRVGFGFELPAYDTDAEALERRIGPGQNALWDEEGDRTYESPQDPTELAFPGPNDIYTIRTSSGGVYRLTGLHIMTKELRHWQWITLWWSDTPDSDFGADRPDSFGELDPVWSNYKMCVVVDYTEADADVLARFEDLPSLQAALAATNPEPGAPTWCSNPYIEHAEGNARTNCIGCHQHAGSRYKEALGDEPQPFDVDEIIAHESADMNEANRYPANGRLRRRTHFAADYSWAFSRLDDLTELVRTEVEYQGARDEEWARRNDILHGEGSPTRGEEVFRNATAEESCTDCHGAEGEGGFGPALAQRFAQKTDWQLLHTIIEGRGNMPAWGERLSDEELTDLFTYLRANFE, from the coding sequence ATGCGCTCATCCTCCACATTTTTGTTGCTGACCCTGGCAGCCCTGCTCACCGCGTGTAACCCCTCCGGGGCCGACCAAACACGCGCCGAGCAGGACTCCCTCGGCTTTCCGTGGGACAGCTCCGAGAACGGCAAGGAAGACGTCTTCGGCCGCTCCCTGGTAGGCGTGCCCGACCCCTACGTGCCGGCGAGCGAGCTGCTCGACAACCCCGTCGACGCCGAAGCCGAGCTCAAGACCAACATGCGCCGCCGGCGCGAGGTCGCTTGGCAGTCGGCCTTCAAGGTCCTCGAACCCGTCCCGCTGCTCGGCCTCCAAGACCAAATCGAGGCGCTCCCCGAGTGTCCCGCCGAGGTCTCGACGCGCGACATCGACCGCTGCGCGCGCCAAGACGACGCCGACGCCTGCGCAGCGTTCGCGCCCAAGGACGTCGACGGCCTGTGCGCCTGGGACGAAGCGACGAGCACCTGCCAGCCCACCTGCGATCACCTGACGCTGCCCGACGGCCAGGAAATCCCGAAGATCCCGCGCTGGGCGACCTGGTACGGCGTCGAAGACATCAACCGCATCTTCAAGCACGCCTACGCCCAGCTCACCGACGAGGAGCGGCTCGCCCGCGCGCCGCTGTCGGACGTGCAGATCGGCGACGCCTTCCACTACAACCACACGGCCGTCGAGCGCTCGAGCCGCTGGCCGCTGAGGCGCTACACCGACGCGGTGCTCGACCTGTACGGCTGCGAGATCGAGCGATTCGAGGGCGAGAGCGAAGAAGACTGGCAGCAGCGCTGCGCCGAGGCGCGCCAGAGCAAGTTCAGCGGCTCGTCGGCCGCAGGCGGCGGCATCGCGCGCATGGTCTACAGCCCGGCGATGGTGCTGCACATGATGCGCAACTATCCCGAGATCTTGGCCTGCCGCGACGACAAGCTCGCCGACACCTGGTGCGCCGAGGGCGACGACTGCGTCGACCCGCCCGAGAACTTCTCGACGTGTTTCGCGAATGAGTTTCCAGCCGACGCCGGCGACCCGTGGGAGGGGCTCGACCCCGAGGAGGCCGGACACCTGGTCGGCCTGCCGTCTGCCGGCGGAACCGTGCTCATCAAGGCGACCTGGTCGCGCGTGGGCTTTGGCTTCGAGCTCCCCGCTTACGACACCGACGCCGAGGCGCTCGAGCGGCGCATCGGCCCCGGCCAGAACGCCTTGTGGGACGAGGAGGGCGACCGCACCTACGAGTCCCCGCAGGACCCCACCGAGCTCGCCTTCCCGGGCCCCAACGACATCTACACGATTCGCACCTCCTCGGGCGGCGTCTACCGGCTGACCGGCCTGCACATCATGACCAAGGAGCTTCGCCACTGGCAGTGGATCACGCTGTGGTGGAGCGACACGCCCGACTCCGACTTCGGCGCCGACCGCCCCGACAGCTTCGGCGAGCTCGACCCGGTGTGGAGCAACTACAAGATGTGCGTGGTCGTCGACTACACCGAGGCCGACGCCGACGTGCTCGCGCGCTTCGAGGACCTGCCCAGCCTGCAGGCCGCGCTGGCGGCGACGAACCCCGAGCCGGGCGCGCCCACCTGGTGCAGCAACCCGTATATCGAGCACGCCGAGGGCAACGCGCGCACCAACTGCATCGGCTGCCACCAGCACGCCGGCTCGCGCTACAAAGAAGCCCTGGGCGACGAGCCGCAGCCCTTCGACGTCGACGAGATCATCGCCCACGAATCGGCCGACATGAACGAGGCCAACCGCTACCCGGCCAACGGCCGGCTGCGCCGCCGCACGCACTTCGCCGCCGACTACTCGTGGGCCTTTAGCCGCCTGGACGATCTGACCGAGCTGGTGCGCACCGAGGTCGAATACCAGGGCGCACGCGACGAAGAGTGGGCCCGCCGCAACGACATCCTACACGGCGAAGGCTCGCCGACGCGCGGCGAAGAGGTGTTCCGAAACGCCACCGCCGAGGAGAGCTGCACCGACTGCCACGGCGCCGAAGGGGAGGGCGGCTTCGGCCCCGCGCTCGCCCAACGCTTCGCGCAGAAGACCGACTGGCAACTGTTGCACACGATCATCGAAGGCCGCGGCAATATGCCCGCCTGGGGCGAGCGCCTGAGCGACGAGGAGCTGACCGACTTGTTTACGTATCTGCGGGCCAACTTCGAGTGA
- a CDS encoding MOSC domain-containing protein: protein MNDIVISSLHIYPVKSAAGVEVDAARVTDRGFAHDRRWMVVAPDGTFITQRSHPKLALVRPSLGGGELRLERAGAAPLVVPAELGRGAELEVEVWGERCKALDAGDEAGRWFGEELGTDCRLVFMPESTRRAVDPKHGGADDIVSFADGYPFLLIEQASLEDLNGRLDAPVPMDRFRPNIVVDGAEAFAADDWERVRIGKVEFRVAKPCDRCVVTTIDQATGEKGKEPLRTLATYRREGSKVLFGQNLIQQNEGVVRVGDRLEVLE from the coding sequence ATGAACGACATCGTCATCTCCTCGCTGCACATCTACCCCGTCAAGTCCGCCGCCGGCGTCGAGGTCGACGCCGCGCGGGTGACCGACCGCGGCTTCGCGCACGACCGACGCTGGATGGTCGTCGCGCCGGACGGCACGTTCATCACGCAGCGCTCGCATCCGAAGCTCGCGCTGGTGCGGCCGAGCCTGGGGGGCGGTGAGCTTCGCCTGGAGCGGGCGGGAGCGGCGCCCCTGGTCGTGCCTGCGGAGCTCGGGCGAGGCGCGGAGCTCGAGGTCGAGGTGTGGGGTGAGCGGTGTAAGGCGCTCGATGCGGGCGACGAGGCGGGTCGGTGGTTCGGTGAGGAGTTGGGCACTGACTGTCGGCTCGTGTTCATGCCCGAGTCGACCCGCCGCGCGGTCGACCCGAAGCATGGCGGCGCCGATGACATCGTCAGCTTCGCCGACGGCTACCCTTTCCTGCTCATCGAGCAGGCGTCGCTGGAGGACCTGAACGGCCGGCTCGACGCGCCGGTGCCGATGGACCGGTTTCGGCCGAATATCGTGGTCGACGGCGCCGAGGCGTTCGCGGCCGACGACTGGGAGCGGGTGCGCATCGGGAAGGTCGAGTTTCGCGTGGCCAAGCCGTGCGACCGCTGCGTGGTCACGACCATCGACCAGGCGACCGGCGAGAAGGGCAAGGAGCCGCTGCGGACGCTGGCGACCTATCGGCGCGAGGGGAGCAAGGTGCTCTTCGGGCAGAATCTGATCCAGCAGAATGAGGGCGTGGTGCGCGTGGGGGACCGGCTGGAGGTGTTGGAATAG
- a CDS encoding DUF938 domain-containing protein, with product MKQFSQACQRNQEPILEVLQEVLADAERVLEVGSGTGQHAVFFARHLPHLVWQPSDRPGSLDSVQAWRDDAALDNVCEPVALDLFEESWPVGEFDAFFSANVIHIAPLEAAERLFGHAKAHLRSGGLVLFYGPFRYADRPLEPSNERFDHWLRERDPNSGIRLFEDIEAFAHRHDFTLIDDRAMPANNRMLVWKKH from the coding sequence ATGAAGCAATTTTCCCAAGCATGCCAACGAAACCAGGAGCCGATCTTGGAGGTGCTCCAAGAGGTGCTCGCCGACGCCGAGCGTGTGCTCGAAGTGGGGAGTGGCACCGGTCAGCACGCGGTCTTTTTCGCGCGACACCTGCCGCATCTCGTCTGGCAGCCGTCCGACCGCCCCGGCTCGCTCGACAGCGTGCAGGCTTGGCGAGATGACGCCGCACTCGACAATGTGTGCGAGCCGGTCGCCCTCGACCTGTTCGAAGAGTCGTGGCCGGTGGGCGAGTTCGACGCGTTCTTCTCGGCCAACGTCATCCACATCGCCCCGCTCGAGGCCGCCGAGCGCCTCTTCGGCCATGCCAAAGCGCACCTGCGCTCCGGTGGGCTCGTGTTGTTCTACGGCCCGTTTCGCTACGCCGACCGCCCCCTCGAGCCGAGCAACGAGCGCTTCGACCATTGGCTTCGAGAGCGCGACCCCAATAGCGGCATCCGCCTCTTTGAAGACATCGAGGCGTTCGCTCATCGCCACGATTTCACGCTCATCGACGATCGCGCGATGCCGGCGAATAATCGGATGTTGGTGTGGAAGAAGCATTGA